The window ACAACTTGCTGAATGGATCGAAGAAAAAAAACAGTCTTCAATTTCCAAAACTGTCCCGGCAACGATTTTAAGACCACGTCAAGAATCTTTTGCCAATGTTTTTCAATCAAAAATTCATAATAAAAATAACAAGATTTTTTCCGTTTTTTCTCGGCCACGTTTTGGAAAAACAAATGCATATTTAGATTTGGCTGTGAAAATGGCTGCTAAAGAATATAAAATTTTAATCGTTGAGGAAAATTATTTAAGAAGGCGATCGGCTTTTCAAAAGTCTCAATCCTTATTTCCCGAGAATAGGGACTTGTTTCAAATTCCGATTACGAGAAAGGATTTTATTAGTTTGGATAAATTGGCGAGTGTTCTTTCAATCGAAGATAATCCGAGCCGCCAGTTAGCAAAACTAAGGGTAATTAGTTGGCTGCTTGAAACCAGGACAGGAAATTTAAACGAATTCGTTAATGGCTTTCCAGAACCACTTTTTAATTTTTTTAGTGATCAGAAATCACCAAGTCAATTTGACTATTTCAAACGATCAATAGATAATTACGTTTTTCCTTCAATTGGTGTCACCGATCTTGATAGTTTTTTACGAACGGAAAATGAATTTTCTCAAGATTACGATTTGTTTATCTTCGATGTCGATAAAGAAATATCAAACTTAACTGATATGTTGATGCTTTTCCCAAAAAAGGTTATTCTGTTTACTCAAGCTCAAAGCTACATAAAAAATTGGTATTCAATCAGGGATTTTTCTGATATGAATTCTGTAATTTTGTCTTTAGATAGTGAATTAAAATAGCCGTTTTTATATAATTTATAATCGTAGTAAGTGAGGATATTTGGACAACTATTCAAGAATACAATATCAAGAGAAATCAAATAAGGCTCATCGACGTTTGATTTATGTCGGTTTGATGATTTTTGTACTACTTTCGGTTACGCTTTATCTTTTTGTTGTTTTACTGCCAATTAACAGTACTGCTAGTAAATTTTCAAGTTTAGCGGAAACGAAAGCCGGGATTAAGAAAGTTAAGACTTTTAAAGAGAGCGATCGCAATGGCAGCTACTATTCGGTCTATGGCACTAACAGCAAAGGAAAAGAATATGTGGTCATTTTCAATGCTAAAGAAAAGATCGTTGATAAGGTTCCGACTTCCAAACAGGTTTCGGACAGCAAACTCGATAAAATTTATGAAAAGTACAAGGTCAAAAATGTTTATTCCTTTGCTCCATCGATTTATAAGGGTCGTGCTGTTTTTGAATTGAGTTATGAAGGAAAAAAGAATTCGGTGAATTTTCTGACAGTTGATTTAAAAAGTGGCAAAATTTATCGATTAATTGAAGGATTATAGTAATTTCAAGGAGTTTTAAGTAAATGGGAGAAGTTAAAGTAATTAGAATCGAAGACGTTTCTAAATTTGTCGGCCAAACGGTCAAGATTGGTGTTTGGCTTAGACAAAAAAGAGGCAGCGGAAAAATTGCGTTTTTACAGCTTCGTGATGGAACCGGCTTTATGCAGGGAGTTGTTTCGGCCGGTGATGTTGACGAAGCCATTTTTAAGTTAGCTGAACATTTAAAGCAGGAAAGCAGTTTTTATGTAACTGGAGAAATTAACAAAGATACAAGAAGCGAATTTGGTTTTGAAATGGCTGTTTCCAATATTGAGCTTGTTGGCGAGTCGGAAGATTATCCGATAACGCCAAAGGAACATGGCACGGATTTTCTGTTTGACGAAAGACATTTATACTTGCGCCATCAAAAACCATACGCAACAATGAAAATTCGCGATGAAATTATTCGTTCGATTTATGACTTTTTTTATAAAGACGGTTTTTTGAAGTTGGATTCGCCAATTATTACCGATTCGGCACCGGAAGGAACGACCGAGCTGTTTCCGGTTAAATATTTTGACAAAAACGCTTATTTATCTCAAACCGGTCAGCTTTATGCTGAAGCAGGAGCGATGGCTTTTGGAAAGGTTTATGATTTTGGCCCTACATTCCGTGCAGAGAAGTCATCGACTCGCCGACATCTCACTGAATTTTGGATGATTGATGCTGAAATGGCTTGGATGCATCAAGAAGATTCGCTAGATATTCAGGAACGTTTTATAGCTTATTTGATTCAAAGAGTTCTTGATAATTGTCAAATAGAATTAAAAATGCTTGGTCGGGATATCGAAAAATTGCGCTCGTATACGAAGCTCCCATATCCCAGAATCGGTTACGATGATGCAGTGAAAGTATTACAGGATAACGATTTTCAAATTGAATGGGGTGTCGATTTTGGTTCACCTGAGGAAACTTTTTTGGCAAATCGTTTTAATTCTCCGTTTTTCATTGTCAATTTTCCTAAAGCGATTAAAGCGTTTTATATGAAACGTCATCCAAGTCGCGATGATGTTGTGATTTCAGCGGATATGTTGGCTCCAGAGGGCTACGGAGAAATAATAGGTGGTTCCGAACGTGATACCGATTATGATTATTTGAAAGAGCGTATTATTGCTCAGCATCTTGATCTTTCTGAATACAGTTGGTACTTGGATCTTCGTAAATATGGGGCCGTGCCGCACTCTGGCTTTGGTCTTGGTTTAGAGCGTTTGATTCGTTTTATAGCAGGCGAAGACCATATTCGCGAGACAATTCCGTTTCCAAGGACCTTGAATCGATTGCATCCCTAATGGACGAAGATGAGAAACAATTTTTTGCCGAAGGGAATGTTGATATTCCAATTCGACTTTTAAGGAATTATCATCAAATTGGGTTGAGCAACGAAGACTTAATTGTTGTTATCCAACTTTTCACTTTCTCAAGAGAAGGGATTAAGTTGCCAAGTGCCGAGTTGATTTCTGCACGAACTAATTTTTCTCAGAATTCAATCCAAAGAATTCTTGAAAAATTGCTTAATCTTAAATTTATTTCCTTTTCAACAAATAATGATGCATATGAGTTAAGTGGTTTAATCGAAAAACTCGTTGCTGGCGGTCAGGTTGATTCACATTCTTTATCTGCCGATAAAAGTCTTAATCAGGTTGGTACGCAAAAGCGTCTTTATCAGACCTTCCAAAGAGAATTCGGTCGAATGTTAACACCGATGGAATTGCAGACAATCTCTGAATGGCTGAAAAAGGACCAATTTAGCCCTGAGCTGGTTGTTACTGCACTTAGCCAGGCTGTTAATGCCCAAATCTTAAATCTGCGTTACATCGAAAGAATACTGCTTAATTGGAAACATAATAATGTTCATACGAAAGAACAGGCTGAAGCCGATAATTTGCAACATCGACAGAAATACTCCATCGATTCTCCTGATAGGGACCAAGAATTCAAAAAAAATCCTTCTGCTTCTTCCGGAGCAGAAAAAATTAAGATACCTTTAAAAAAAATCGGCGAAAAAAAGAAATCTTAGTTTTTCTAAATAAAAAAAGCGGATATTGAAAATCCGCTTTTTTTCTGTTTTATTTAAGAACTTAATTAGGGACTGCTGGATGAAGAACTGGATGACTCTGTTGCAGTCGAACTGGAACTTGCAACCGAAGAGCTTGAGGATGAACTGCTGCTTTGAACAACAACACTGCTGGATGAACTCGATGTACTAGCAGTAGAAGCCGAAGCTGGTGGATCCACAACGGTTGTTTGCGAGCTGGAAGACGATGATGAATAAACGCTTGGTAGACCGCCGTTACTCCATTTTGCCCCCTTGACCTCATATTCGGTAACGCCATCTTTATCGACTTTTTCAACTGTATCCGGTGCGGTCCAATTAGTGTTTTCATAACCCTGAATCGCAGTCAACATGAAGTCGCGATAAGCACGTTCAGGCATTGAAGATTCCGAAGAATACGGAATATAATTTCCGGTTTTATTCGGTTCATCATATCCAACCCAGAAAGAAGCAGCTAAATATTTTGTATAGCCCGTAAACCAAACATCGGATTCTGCTCCATCGGGTTGGCCAACTGATGATGCATAACCAACAATCCCGGCTTTTCCTGCTTGGTAGAGACCGGAAATTTTCGCTCCAGGGGCAGATCCGTTTGATTGAGGGACGCCTTCAAGCATATTTGTCATCATAAAGGCGGTTGATTTCTTCATAGCTCGTGTACCACTTGGCTCATAGCTGTGGGTAACACCGTCTGAAGTGACGATTTTTTCGACGTACTCTGGTTTGTAATAAGTACCGCCGTTAGAGAAAGCGGAAAATGCTGTTGCTTCTTCTTCGGTGGAGACATTAATACCAATCGCTGAAGAGGCGGTTAATTGACTTGCTTTGATTGCTATACCGAGTTTATTTAAGAACTCGGAAGACCTTGTTGTACCAACATCCATTAACGTTCTAACTGCTGGGATATTTCTGGAAACAACAATTGCTTTACGCATCGTCATATTGCCTTGGTATTCGTCATCGAAATCGTGGACACTTATATTGGTCCCCGGATACTTATAGGCAGTGTCTTGTACCGTTCGGTATGTCGGCCAGTTCAAATATTCGATTGCCGGTCCATAGTCGACTAAAGGTTTTGCTGTTGAGCCTGATGAACGATTAGTTTGTACCGCTCGATTAAGGCCAAACATCGTCGTTACGTTTCGGCCGCCGACTTGCGCCAATATGCGTCCGTTTTTTGGATTAGCAACCGTTGCTGCTGCTTGGATACCTTTTTGCCATGGGACGCCGGTTCCGCCATTCAAAACTTTATAAAGACGTTTTTGCATCTTCATATTCATGGCGGTATATATTTTCAAACCATCTTTGCTGGGATTGTAACCAAGCTTTTTAACTTCGTTTAGAGTGGATTGGACATAAGCGTTGACCGTAAGGTTTGAACTGACAGAATTCTCAGTATGCTTGCTTTTTGCAACAAGCCCCTTTGTAACTGACTCAGCCTTGGCCTTGTCGGCTTGCGCTTGCGTAATATAACCCATTTTAACTTCGCCAGCAAGGACTTCGTCTCGACGAATTTTTAGATTTTTTGGATAAACATATGGATCGTAATAAACCGGAGATTGGGGAATTCCCGCCAAAATGGCGGTTTGAGAAACGTCAAGCTGCTTTAGATTTTTTCCAAAATAATATTTGGCAGCAGTTTCCATTCCATAAACACCATTGCCCATATTAACTTTGTTTATATAAAAAGTAAGAATTTGATTTTTACTGAAATTTCTCTCAACTTTTAAAGCCAACCAGGCCTCTTGGGCCTTTACTTTTAAGGTCTGATCTGAAGTTTTGGTTGAAAATACCGAAAGCTTAACTAATTGTTGTGTCAGAGTCGAACCACCTTGGAGACCAGCCGAATTACCAGTAATTTTTCCTTTAATATCTGAAAAAAGTGCTCCAAGAGTTCGATAAATATCAACACCATGGTGCTTATAAAAACGGCGATCTTCAATTGCGACAACCGCATGCATCATACTTTTAGGTATTTCCGATTGATCCGCATAGTCTCTTTGCTGTTGAGAAACCGAGTAAATTAAATTTCCTTGTGAATCGAAAATTTGTGTAGAATTTTCAGAAGCCAATTCTGATTCGGTAATTTTTGGTGAGCTGGCTGCGTACGTAAAAAAAACTGCCATTCCGGCTAGAAGAGCAAGAGCAAAAATTGTTGTAAGCCAGGCAATAATTTTGCCGAAAAGTCTTAGTTTGCTTTTTTTCTTATTTTTAGGCCGATTTGAACCATTATTAGATTTTTTTCGACCATTTTTCAAATTAGAAGAATCCCTTCGATTTTCTTTAGGAGCTTTATTTACATTATTTTCATGAGAAAAATTTTCTGTACGAAAATCATTTTGTCCGTATGAATTTTGATTATTGCTTATTTTTTTATTTCTATTCCTGCCAAAATGGATCGGACGCCGTCCATTGGTTTCTGGAAACATTTTATTTGGATCTCCAGAATTCGACGGGGCAGCATCAAAATTTGAATCAGCTTGATTATTGGAATCATTATTATGACCGTCATAATTACTTCTGAAATTATTTGGATTGTAAGAATTGTCAGACATTTAAATATTAAAAAGTTTTTTCAAAGCTGGTAAATAATCCAGACTAGGTATTATTTTACTGTTTATTTTAATTCCTTGCTGAGAGACGATTTCATAAGACAAGGATTTTTCTCCACCAAGCCTTGCTTTGTCCCAAATTTTGATTAAAAGTGAGGCTGGAAAGATATAATACTCCGATAAAGTTGTAAAGCCAAGAACAAAAAAACCGAATCCTCCATTTTCAAGAACGTTTTTCAAATGGACAATCTGATGCTGATGAAAGTTTTTTAAGGGCATGTTCGTCTTATTTTTCGTTTCTTTTGCATCAAAATCAATGTATTTTCCATTTACAACACCGTTGTAATCGGTTGTCGAGGGTTGAACATAATATGCTTCGGTAATCTTTGCCATACTGCGATCAGGATAATCGACATGAACAACCGTAATCGGAGTTGGTTTTTTATGAATCACCGCCTGATGATTCATTAGGTAGTAATCATTCGCTTGATTAATCATTTCTTCAAGACCCATGCCGCGCTTACCATAACGAACGTTGTGATTTTTCTTTTTTTTGGAATAGTCGTTTGCGCCTGTTCCGCTTGGATAATTTACCATAACAACAATTGTAGAATAAAGATATGCAAACACGTCTTTGGGTTACAGGATACCGAAGTTTTGAATTAGGCACTTTCAGTGACAAAGATCCAAAAATTGAAGTTATTAAAAGAGCTTTAAAGGATAACATTATCGATCAGCTGGAAAATAACGAACTCGAATGGATAATTACCGGTGGGCAGATGGGTACTGAACAGTGGAGCTGTGAAACCGCGATTGAACTTAAAAAAGATTTTCCACAGTTAAAAATAGCAATTATGCTTCCTTTTTCAAATTTTGCTTCAAACTGGAACCAAGAACATCAAATGAAATTAATTGATTTGAGAAGTCGAGTTGATTTTTCCGAGCCTCTTTCAAAAGAAAACTATAAAAGTCCAATCCAATTGCGCAATTTTCAAAGTTTTATGCTCCGACACACGGATGGGGCTTTAATGGTCTATGACTCCGATAATCCTGGGAAAGCAGATTTTGAATACAAAGCGATCAAAGAATATCAACATGAACATTCGGATTACTTTTTAAAAACAATTGATTTCGATATGCTGACAGATATTTCTAATGAGATTGAAGAAGAAAAGAGACCATGGTAGAGCTGGGATTTGCTTTTAATAAAATGATCTTGAAATCGAATCTTCAATTGTTAAAGTACTGGTCTGGATTCATTCATTTATTTGATTTGTATATTCAATTATTTTATCGACTGTATCAGATAAAAATTGAATTGTGTTTTTCAATGGTTGGCCAGTTGTCACATCGACACCGGCGGTTTTAGCAGCTGCAATCGGTGCTTTTGACCCACCTAGTTTCAGGAAATCCAACCAGGCCTTACGGCCTTTTTTAGGATTATTTTTTAAATTAATGAAACCTTGAGTTGAAATTGTTAGCCCGGCTGAATAAGTATAAGAGTAAAGGCCCATATAATAATGAGCTTGACGCATCCAGGTTAGGGCAGCATCGTTATCTATTTCAACTGCATCGCCCCAAAAATTCGAAAGAACATTTTTCATAATTTGGTTTAATTTGTCTGCGTTGAAAGATCCTCCCAGATCGATAATTGTGTAAACTTGGCGTTGGAAGGCTGCTTCAGTCAAATGAGTAATAAAATTGTGAAAATAAGTATCGCTAAGACGATGGGAAAGAGCAAACCGTTTTGTTCTTGGATCCTCTGACTGGTTTTCCAAAAAGTCCGATAGCAGTAGCTCGTTAAAAGTCGAGGCAGCTTCAACATAATAGGTTGAAGGTTCGTAGTTATAAAAACTTTGATTTTTAGCCGACAGTGCTCCCTGACCAGCATGACCAATTTCATGGATCAGAGTGTAAACATCTGATAAGCGTCCGGTCCAACTCATTAGAATAAATGGGTGAACTCCATATGGAAATGTTGTATATCCGCCAGAATCTTTACCGATATTTGCCGGGAAATCAACCCAACGGTCCTTTAAGAAGGGCTTAATTGTTTTTGTATATTCATCGCCGAGTTTTGCAGTGGCCTTCATCACATAGTCGTAGCCATCTTCAATTGAAGCTTCTGGATTTAACTCTGAATCCAAATCGAGTTTCCAATCGGCAAAAGTCATTTTGGATAATCCGTTAATTTTGGCGACATGCTTTAAATATTTTTGTGCTACTGGGGCAAAATCGTTCATGATTAAATCAATTTGTCGGTCAAACATTGTCCGATCAACCTCTTGAGGGGCTAATAAATAATCAAAGACTGAATCATAACCATGCATTGTTGCTAGTGTTTTTTCGTTCGTGACCTGATTAAGATAGGCTGCTGCGGCAACATTTTCATTTGCCTTTAAACCGGCCGAAAAAGAACGGAAAGATTTTTCACGAATTTCGGTATTTTCGTCATTTTGATAGAAATTTTCATATGCAACAAATGAATTTTTATACGTTTTTCCAGCTACTTGAAAATCCTGCATATGATAGTCACCGGCACGAAGCTTTGTGTAAACATCGTAGGGCGTATTTAGGGCATTTTGTAAATTTGCAATTGTTTTTTCAACCGTATTTCCTAAATAACTTTTTTTGTCGAGTTTTGTTTTACGAATTAATTCTGCGTATTTAGGATCTTTATTTATTTCATCTAGAATTTTAATATCCGCATTAATTAACGCGTCATTCCAAAAACTTAAAGCAACATCGCTTTTAGTTACGAAATCCTGCGCAGCATGGGCAATTTCACCAAATTTTTCATCGGAAAAATCTGATGTTTGAGGCATAAAGCCATAATTAGCGATTTGATCAATTTCTATTCCGAGTTGCTCGTAAACCTTTAGGGCATTTTGAAAATCTTCCAATTTTTTTAAATGTCCTTCGAAATTCTTTTGAAAAGTTTTAATTTGGTCCAAAGTATCGCTTATTGCTCTCAGAAAAGCATTTTCATCAGCAAAAAGAGGACTAAGATCCCATTTATATTTTTTCTCAAATTCCAAACGTGCTTTTAACTCCGTCATGTTCCCTCCTAAGATTCCCAAGTTATAAGTTAATAAAAAGTCTAGCACGGGAAAACTATTCATAAAAAAGTTTTTTTCTTTTTATTTTTTTGGAAAAAATTTGCCATGTGTATAATAGTTAAGGGCAAATCGGATAATCGCGCGATGAGAGACTCGTGAGGAAGGTCCATGCCCGCCCAATCTGAGATGACTGGAGTGTTTGTACTGAGCCTAATAAGCGAAGGCAGTTATTTTAACTGACGGCTAGTAAAAGGACTAAAGCTTAGCCATGTCCAATTAGCTTATAAAAGTGCTATAGCGACGAATAACCGGAAAACCGGCGAAGTGAGACGACGTAAACCCTGCAAGCGGGCAACCCAAACTTTTTGGTAGGGGCGGTCAATTTAGCTAATTGAAGTAAAAATTGACACCGGTTTTATCCGGTAGATAGATGATTGTCGAAGAACTTGATTGCCAATCTCGTTTGGAACATAACATGGCCTATAGATTTGCCAAGGCAACCGCAGAAATGCGGTTTTTTTGTTCCACTGTGAAATTTTTTTAAAGCGTTTCTAAGTGAACTGCAGTGTTGACAAAGATTAAAGACAGTAAAAATGATTAGCATTAAAAAACATTCAAAACCGATGATATGTTGTTTGTAATGCGATGAAAAGGGTTAATGAAATTGGATTTAAAGGACATGCTTAAAGTTAAATCAATCAAGTTGTATAGTTATAAAGAATTTTTGGTATCAGTCAATGGTATTTACGTGGAAACCAAAGTTGCAAAATGTTTTCTTTATCCAATAATCGTCATCCTGGCCGGGCTCAGACTTGCGAAAGTATGATTGTTAAAGTTTGCTGTATTTATTTTTATTCAGATTGAATAATATAAATTTGCCTGAATATGATAAAAAATAAAAATACTTATAACTTGCTTATAGACAACGAGTGTTTTGATTACTCTGAATATCAATGAGATAAGATTGAAAGGAGAGGTTCTAAAATGATAGAAAAAAATTACGCTCGATTGACTTGGCCAATTTTTTTTCAGGTGATCAGTCTTCCACAGAAACTTACTGGCTTAATGCCTCTTTTATTCGGTTTCGTCTATGCGCAATATGCCTTTGGGAGAATTGACTGGATTAA of the Oenococcus sp. UCMA 16435 genome contains:
- a CDS encoding DNA polymerase III subunit epsilon → MDENSTFAIVDLETTAPFKEGGHIIQIGISFVKNWKIINNFQTMVNPGVKIPEQIVDLTGIKNEDVENAPYFEDLAQMIHDQLSGTVFVAHNVRYDFPYLNGEFARIKMRRLRLEYVDTVQLAQIVFPTMNSYKLDELVQKLGINLPRHHRADQDASATAQLFLKIHERLQEFPQNTLDNLVHNSKSLLGNTEAIFHLSKGKKTFAGDRYGPFDIARLSAIENEQLAEWIEEKKQSSISKTVPATILRPRQESFANVFQSKIHNKNNKIFSVFSRPRFGKTNAYLDLAVKMAAKEYKILIVEENYLRRRSAFQKSQSLFPENRDLFQIPITRKDFISLDKLASVLSIEDNPSRQLAKLRVISWLLETRTGNLNEFVNGFPEPLFNFFSDQKSPSQFDYFKRSIDNYVFPSIGVTDLDSFLRTENEFSQDYDLFIFDVDKEISNLTDMLMLFPKKVILFTQAQSYIKNWYSIRDFSDMNSVILSLDSELK
- the asnS gene encoding asparagine--tRNA ligase, whose amino-acid sequence is MGEVKVIRIEDVSKFVGQTVKIGVWLRQKRGSGKIAFLQLRDGTGFMQGVVSAGDVDEAIFKLAEHLKQESSFYVTGEINKDTRSEFGFEMAVSNIELVGESEDYPITPKEHGTDFLFDERHLYLRHQKPYATMKIRDEIIRSIYDFFYKDGFLKLDSPIITDSAPEGTTELFPVKYFDKNAYLSQTGQLYAEAGAMAFGKVYDFGPTFRAEKSSTRRHLTEFWMIDAEMAWMHQEDSLDIQERFIAYLIQRVLDNCQIELKMLGRDIEKLRSYTKLPYPRIGYDDAVKVLQDNDFQIEWGVDFGSPEETFLANRFNSPFFIVNFPKAIKAFYMKRHPSRDDVVISADMLAPEGYGEIIGGSERDTDYDYLKERIIAQHLDLSEYSWYLDLRKYGAVPHSGFGLGLERLIRFIAGEDHIRETIPFPRTLNRLHP
- a CDS encoding DnaD domain protein; this translates as MDEDEKQFFAEGNVDIPIRLLRNYHQIGLSNEDLIVVIQLFTFSREGIKLPSAELISARTNFSQNSIQRILEKLLNLKFISFSTNNDAYELSGLIEKLVAGGQVDSHSLSADKSLNQVGTQKRLYQTFQREFGRMLTPMELQTISEWLKKDQFSPELVVTALSQAVNAQILNLRYIERILLNWKHNNVHTKEQAEADNLQHRQKYSIDSPDRDQEFKKNPSASSGAEKIKIPLKKIGEKKKS
- a CDS encoding penicillin-binding protein, with translation MSDNSYNPNNFRSNYDGHNNDSNNQADSNFDAAPSNSGDPNKMFPETNGRRPIHFGRNRNKKISNNQNSYGQNDFRTENFSHENNVNKAPKENRRDSSNLKNGRKKSNNGSNRPKNKKKSKLRLFGKIIAWLTTIFALALLAGMAVFFTYAASSPKITESELASENSTQIFDSQGNLIYSVSQQQRDYADQSEIPKSMMHAVVAIEDRRFYKHHGVDIYRTLGALFSDIKGKITGNSAGLQGGSTLTQQLVKLSVFSTKTSDQTLKVKAQEAWLALKVERNFSKNQILTFYINKVNMGNGVYGMETAAKYYFGKNLKQLDVSQTAILAGIPQSPVYYDPYVYPKNLKIRRDEVLAGEVKMGYITQAQADKAKAESVTKGLVAKSKHTENSVSSNLTVNAYVQSTLNEVKKLGYNPSKDGLKIYTAMNMKMQKRLYKVLNGGTGVPWQKGIQAAATVANPKNGRILAQVGGRNVTTMFGLNRAVQTNRSSGSTAKPLVDYGPAIEYLNWPTYRTVQDTAYKYPGTNISVHDFDDEYQGNMTMRKAIVVSRNIPAVRTLMDVGTTRSSEFLNKLGIAIKASQLTASSAIGINVSTEEEATAFSAFSNGGTYYKPEYVEKIVTSDGVTHSYEPSGTRAMKKSTAFMMTNMLEGVPQSNGSAPGAKISGLYQAGKAGIVGYASSVGQPDGAESDVWFTGYTKYLAASFWVGYDEPNKTGNYIPYSSESSMPERAYRDFMLTAIQGYENTNWTAPDTVEKVDKDGVTEYEVKGAKWSNGGLPSVYSSSSSSSQTTVVDPPASASTASTSSSSSSVVVQSSSSSSSSSVASSSSTATESSSSSSSSP
- the recU gene encoding Holliday junction resolvase RecU yields the protein MVNYPSGTGANDYSKKKKNHNVRYGKRGMGLEEMINQANDYYLMNHQAVIHKKPTPITVVHVDYPDRSMAKITEAYYVQPSTTDYNGVVNGKYIDFDAKETKNKTNMPLKNFHQHQIVHLKNVLENGGFGFFVLGFTTLSEYYIFPASLLIKIWDKARLGGEKSLSYEIVSQQGIKINSKIIPSLDYLPALKKLFNI
- a CDS encoding DUF1273 domain-containing protein; its protein translation is MQTRLWVTGYRSFELGTFSDKDPKIEVIKRALKDNIIDQLENNELEWIITGGQMGTEQWSCETAIELKKDFPQLKIAIMLPFSNFASNWNQEHQMKLIDLRSRVDFSEPLSKENYKSPIQLRNFQSFMLRHTDGALMVYDSDNPGKADFEYKAIKEYQHEHSDYFLKTIDFDMLTDISNEIEEEKRPW
- the pepF gene encoding oligoendopeptidase F, translated to MTELKARLEFEKKYKWDLSPLFADENAFLRAISDTLDQIKTFQKNFEGHLKKLEDFQNALKVYEQLGIEIDQIANYGFMPQTSDFSDEKFGEIAHAAQDFVTKSDVALSFWNDALINADIKILDEINKDPKYAELIRKTKLDKKSYLGNTVEKTIANLQNALNTPYDVYTKLRAGDYHMQDFQVAGKTYKNSFVAYENFYQNDENTEIREKSFRSFSAGLKANENVAAAAYLNQVTNEKTLATMHGYDSVFDYLLAPQEVDRTMFDRQIDLIMNDFAPVAQKYLKHVAKINGLSKMTFADWKLDLDSELNPEASIEDGYDYVMKATAKLGDEYTKTIKPFLKDRWVDFPANIGKDSGGYTTFPYGVHPFILMSWTGRLSDVYTLIHEIGHAGQGALSAKNQSFYNYEPSTYYVEAASTFNELLLSDFLENQSEDPRTKRFALSHRLSDTYFHNFITHLTEAAFQRQVYTIIDLGGSFNADKLNQIMKNVLSNFWGDAVEIDNDAALTWMRQAHYYMGLYSYTYSAGLTISTQGFINLKNNPKKGRKAWLDFLKLGGSKAPIAAAKTAGVDVTTGQPLKNTIQFLSDTVDKIIEYTNQINE